From Deltaproteobacteria bacterium, the proteins below share one genomic window:
- a CDS encoding NUDIX hydrolase, giving the protein MTTPRNPAPTVDTIIEVPGGIVLIKRRFEPPGWAIPGGFVEYGETLEAAAVREAREETGLDVTLTEQFYAYSDPRRDPRRHTIATVFIGHAIGIPVAADDAAEAGIFIKTTLPQPLAFDHAVILADYFRYKQSGVRPFHGA; this is encoded by the coding sequence GTGACGACACCGCGCAATCCCGCTCCGACCGTGGATACGATCATCGAGGTGCCCGGGGGCATCGTGTTGATCAAGCGCCGCTTCGAGCCGCCCGGCTGGGCCATCCCCGGCGGCTTCGTCGAATACGGCGAAACCTTGGAGGCCGCCGCCGTGCGTGAGGCGCGTGAAGAAACCGGACTCGACGTCACGCTCACCGAACAGTTTTATGCCTACTCCGATCCGCGACGTGACCCGCGCCGCCACACCATCGCTACGGTGTTCATCGGCCACGCGATCGGGATACCGGTTGCCGCGGACGATGCGGCAGAGGCCGGGATCTTCATCAAGACGACACTACCCCAACCGCTCGCGTTCGATCACGCCGTGATTCTCGCCGACTATTTTCGCTACAAACAGTCGGGCGTCCGGCCGTTTCATGGAGCCTAG
- a CDS encoding energy-coupling factor transporter transmembrane protein EcfT, whose protein sequence is MRLYLYIDRRTALHELNPTVKVLAMLCFFLAAFVNERPALLLPLGAGVMTLVRWAGAWPNVHRLRVMFVMVFTMTLLIWTLFYPRGEPWLTFGPIQIRTGAIEFALGMSLKLATVLAVGVLFLSTTKVEEFAYALTRVGVPYKLGFTMTLAFRLVPVFVEAAFTVVQAQRSRGFNFDEGNPLQRVRRYVPVMVPVFMGALRRADGMAMALEARGFLSQQPRTSFEQYRFGFGDVIALLLTLLVTSVFVAFWWIGYTRVGM, encoded by the coding sequence ATGCGCCTCTACCTCTACATCGATCGCCGCACCGCGCTGCACGAGCTGAACCCGACCGTGAAGGTGCTGGCGATGCTCTGCTTCTTTCTCGCCGCGTTCGTCAACGAGCGGCCGGCGCTGCTGCTGCCGCTCGGCGCAGGAGTGATGACCCTAGTGCGTTGGGCAGGCGCGTGGCCGAATGTGCACCGATTGCGCGTAATGTTTGTGATGGTGTTCACAATGACGCTGCTGATCTGGACCCTCTTCTACCCGCGCGGCGAGCCGTGGCTCACCTTCGGTCCGATCCAGATTCGCACCGGGGCGATCGAGTTTGCTCTGGGCATGTCACTCAAACTCGCGACCGTGCTCGCCGTCGGCGTGCTGTTTCTTTCGACCACCAAGGTCGAGGAGTTTGCCTACGCGCTGACGCGCGTCGGCGTGCCCTACAAGCTGGGGTTTACGATGACCTTGGCGTTTCGCTTGGTCCCGGTCTTCGTCGAAGCCGCCTTCACCGTGGTGCAAGCGCAACGCAGCCGCGGCTTCAACTTCGATGAAGGCAATCCGTTGCAACGCGTTCGGCGCTACGTCCCGGTGATGGTGCCGGTATTCATGGGTGCGTTGCGTCGGGCCGACGGGATGGCGATGGCGCTTGAAGCCCGCGGCTTCTTGTCGCAACAACCGCGCACCAGCTTCGAGCAATATCGGTTCGGCTTCGGCGACGTGATCGCGTTGCTACTCACACTTCTGGTGACAAGCGTGTTCGTCGCCTTCTGGTGGATCGGTTACACGCGCGTGGGGATGTAG
- the amrA gene encoding AmmeMemoRadiSam system protein A, whose amino-acid sequence MTADERRTLLRLARDTINARFQSAPLPRIENPAAALQAPAGVFVSLHVGAELRGCVGTLSADRPLHEGVAHVALQAAFEDPRFVSVQLTELTLLDIEISRLTTPRPTTPAEIVTGHHGVCVMRGEQRAVFLPHVATQHGWDRDRLLDELCTKASLPADAWRQADCQLSCFEAEVFSEREELTR is encoded by the coding sequence TTGACCGCAGACGAGCGCCGCACGCTCCTCCGGCTGGCGCGCGACACGATCAACGCGCGATTTCAGTCCGCCCCTCTCCCCCGCATCGAAAACCCAGCCGCCGCACTGCAAGCACCCGCCGGGGTTTTCGTCAGCCTGCACGTGGGGGCGGAGCTGCGCGGCTGTGTCGGCACCTTGAGTGCGGATAGACCCCTGCACGAAGGCGTCGCGCACGTCGCTCTACAAGCGGCGTTCGAGGATCCGCGTTTCGTATCGGTGCAGCTGACGGAGCTGACCCTGCTCGACATCGAGATCTCGCGGCTGACCACGCCGCGGCCGACGACACCGGCGGAAATTGTTACCGGGCATCACGGCGTGTGTGTGATGCGCGGCGAGCAACGGGCGGTGTTCCTCCCGCACGTCGCCACCCAGCACGGTTGGGATCGCGATCGCTTACTCGACGAGCTCTGCACCAAAGCGTCGCTCCCGGCCGACGCGTGGCGCCAAGCCGACTGCCAGCTCTCGTGTTTCGAAGCCGAAGTGTTCAGCGAGCGCGAAGAGCTGACCCGCTGA
- a CDS encoding S8 family serine peptidase, which translates to MHVRSLSRLALLATLGTTIPLASAQTTTPLTERLLVQPNGGVSSAELRTLFDRHKLARLKRVHGINLHVVRVAADRVAATEATLRADPRIRSVERDRLLAPAQLPNDTNFPAQYHLMRIGCPAAWDMTTGSIRTPIAILDSGVDATHPDLADKVIAGFNMVDDTTDTHDVYGHGTMVAGVAAAASNNGLGVTGVAWASPIMPIRVTDTNGFAFGSTLSAGLVWAADHGARVANISFTVFGASWLSPAAQYFASKGGVTFAAAGNDGAGHNEPDNPWVVSVAATDANDQRASFSSYGPFVDLAAPGVDIVTTGGGGQYTSVSGTSFASPVVAGVAALLLGVSPTLTPTQIVDLLTGNARDLGAGGYDPMCGWGRVDAANAVAAAHVLVSRPDTTPPSVVVRSPTSGASVSGTVTVDVAASDDVAVTRVVLYADNRPVGALTTAPYRFTWNASTLPLGAHTLLTAGFDAAGNRGVSAAVQVTTIIAKRPAVRLTAPLANTTYRAPAVIAMSAVVADNVGSTRVTFSVDDRARSSDSFAPYSRPLDLSTLARGTHSVVATAVDATGKVGTSQRIVLIKAF; encoded by the coding sequence GTGCATGTCAGATCACTCTCCCGTCTTGCGCTGCTCGCGACTCTCGGCACTACGATTCCTCTCGCATCGGCACAAACGACCACGCCACTGACGGAGCGGCTGCTCGTTCAGCCGAACGGTGGCGTCTCTAGCGCCGAGCTGAGAACGCTATTCGACCGTCACAAGCTGGCGCGGCTGAAGCGCGTCCACGGTATCAACCTCCACGTTGTGCGCGTCGCCGCCGATCGCGTGGCGGCAACGGAAGCCACGCTCCGCGCCGATCCGCGCATTCGCTCGGTCGAACGCGACCGCCTGCTAGCACCGGCGCAACTCCCGAACGACACGAACTTCCCGGCGCAATACCATCTGATGCGCATCGGATGCCCCGCCGCGTGGGACATGACGACCGGATCCATCCGGACACCGATCGCAATCCTCGACAGTGGCGTCGACGCGACGCATCCCGATCTCGCCGACAAAGTGATCGCTGGCTTCAACATGGTGGACGACACCACCGATACCCACGATGTGTATGGACACGGCACGATGGTCGCCGGAGTCGCGGCGGCAGCGAGCAACAACGGGCTCGGGGTTACGGGCGTCGCGTGGGCGAGCCCGATCATGCCGATTCGCGTTACCGACACGAACGGCTTCGCGTTTGGGTCAACGCTGTCTGCCGGCTTGGTGTGGGCGGCCGATCACGGCGCGCGCGTGGCGAACATCAGCTTCACCGTATTTGGCGCCAGTTGGTTGAGCCCGGCGGCGCAGTACTTCGCCAGCAAGGGTGGCGTCACCTTCGCCGCCGCCGGCAACGACGGCGCTGGGCACAACGAACCCGACAATCCGTGGGTGGTGTCGGTCGCGGCCACCGATGCGAACGATCAGCGCGCCAGCTTCTCCAGCTACGGTCCCTTCGTCGATCTCGCCGCGCCGGGTGTGGACATCGTCACCACCGGCGGTGGTGGCCAATACACGAGCGTGTCGGGCACCTCATTTGCCAGCCCCGTGGTGGCGGGCGTCGCGGCATTGCTGTTGGGCGTGAGTCCCACTCTCACGCCAACGCAGATCGTGGATCTGCTGACCGGGAACGCGCGCGACCTCGGCGCGGGTGGATACGATCCGATGTGTGGGTGGGGCCGCGTTGATGCAGCCAACGCTGTCGCTGCGGCGCATGTGTTGGTGAGCCGTCCGGACACTACGCCGCCCAGTGTGGTTGTTCGCTCGCCCACGAGTGGCGCGTCGGTGAGCGGCACGGTGACTGTCGACGTGGCCGCCAGCGATGACGTGGCGGTTACGCGCGTCGTTCTCTATGCCGACAACCGACCCGTTGGAGCGCTGACGACCGCGCCCTATCGCTTCACGTGGAACGCCAGCACGCTACCGCTGGGCGCTCACACGCTGTTGACCGCCGGCTTTGACGCCGCCGGCAATCGCGGCGTGTCAGCCGCTGTTCAGGTGACCACGATCATCGCGAAGCGCCCGGCGGTACGACTGACGGCACCGCTCGCCAACACGACCTATCGCGCGCCAGCCGTCATCGCCATGAGCGCGGTCGTTGCGGATAACGTCGGCAGCACGCGCGTCACCTTCTCCGTCGACGATCGCGCGCGCAGCTCCGACAGCTTCGCACCGTACAGTCGGCCGCTCGATCTCTCGACGCTGGCGCGCGGCACCCACAGCGTGGTGGCCACCGCCGTCGATGCAACCGGCAAAGTCGGCACATCGCAACGGATCGTTTTGATCAAGGCCTTTTGA
- the coaD gene encoding pantetheine-phosphate adenylyltransferase — translation MRVIAGSAKGRRLKTAGGRGTRPTADRVKEAIFSMLDSRVDLTGAQVLDLFAGSGALGIEALSRGAAGVTFVEEGRDALRALRTNLAACGFAAQVRVLAMPVTAALRRLTQAGTAFDGVLLDPPYEKGQVAATLAALAAAAIVRPGGWVVVEHHLDEAPVHPAFSDLTPTHRYGKTGVTVLHVPEEPADRAMQRKAVYPGSFDPITNGHLDIVRRALDVFDQVVVAVAYNANKDAALFSPAERVELIRESLADVGDRIIADSFEGLLVDYCDRVGGTVVIRGLRAVSDFETEFQMALMNRHLNSRIETFFMTASEAYFYTASRLVKEVAALGGDVSALVPPGVHARLQAKIKARQR, via the coding sequence ATGCGCGTAATTGCCGGTAGCGCCAAGGGCCGCCGCCTCAAGACCGCGGGCGGGCGCGGCACACGACCGACGGCGGATCGCGTGAAGGAAGCGATCTTCAGCATGCTCGATTCGCGCGTTGATCTCACCGGTGCGCAGGTACTCGATCTGTTCGCCGGCAGCGGCGCGCTCGGTATCGAAGCGCTCAGCCGCGGTGCCGCCGGCGTGACGTTCGTCGAGGAAGGACGCGATGCCCTGCGCGCACTGCGCACAAATCTTGCGGCGTGCGGCTTTGCGGCGCAGGTGCGCGTGTTGGCGATGCCGGTGACCGCGGCACTGCGTCGACTGACCCAAGCGGGCACCGCGTTCGACGGCGTGCTGCTCGACCCGCCGTATGAGAAGGGACAGGTGGCGGCTACCCTCGCTGCGTTGGCGGCGGCCGCAATTGTGCGCCCCGGGGGATGGGTTGTGGTGGAACATCACCTCGACGAAGCGCCGGTACACCCAGCGTTTTCCGATTTGACGCCGACGCATCGCTATGGAAAGACGGGCGTCACCGTACTACACGTTCCCGAGGAGCCCGCCGATCGCGCCATGCAACGCAAAGCTGTCTACCCTGGTTCGTTTGATCCGATCACCAACGGCCACCTCGACATCGTCCGCCGCGCGCTCGATGTATTCGATCAGGTGGTGGTGGCCGTTGCGTACAATGCGAACAAGGATGCGGCACTGTTTTCGCCCGCCGAGCGCGTCGAGCTGATCCGCGAATCGCTCGCCGATGTCGGCGACCGCATCATCGCGGACAGCTTCGAAGGTTTGCTGGTGGACTACTGCGATCGCGTCGGCGGCACGGTAGTGATTCGCGGTCTGCGCGCGGTGTCGGACTTCGAGACCGAATTTCAGATGGCGTTGATGAACCGCCACCTCAACAGCCGCATCGAGACATTCTTCATGACTGCCAGCGAAGCCTACTTCTACACCGCCTCGCGGTTGGTGAAGGAGGTGGCGGCGCTGGGTGGCGACGTCAGCGCGTTGGTGCCCCCCGGCGTCCACGCCCGCTTGCAAGCGAAGATCAAGGCGCGCCAGCGCTAG
- a CDS encoding M20/M25/M40 family metallo-hydrolase, producing the protein MSGPHLAKVLARIDAELPRHRATLESLIRIPSVSATGFPAREVERSAEAVAASLNHVGLRHVRLLRIDDSHPYVAADWLDAGDAPTVLFYAHHDVQPPGHIDRWTADPFEPVERNGRLYGRGSADDKAGAVMHASAIDGWLGATGGLPCNVKVLIEGEEEIGSGHLGAFLQRYAEELHADVIVLADAGNWSVGRPALTYMLRGLTDLTVRVRALAAPQHSGMFGGALPDPVLGLSKMLATLVDERGAIAVPGLCDDVRPPTAAERTRLAALHFDDAIFRRAGGIVGEARLIGDPAHSVFERLWMQPAITIVGIDSHPIAGSSNQILAEAAARISVRLAPGQNPQRCQRVVADHLRAVAPWGLTVDVELSHEAAPAWVCEPSGPAFAAAEAALTAAFGVPPVYMGVGGSIPFVGPFAAAFGGAPALLTGPSDPFSRIHSEDESLQLDDWHRHCRAEALLLAEIAARGKEI; encoded by the coding sequence ATGAGCGGTCCTCATCTCGCCAAAGTTCTGGCCCGCATCGATGCGGAGCTGCCGCGCCATCGCGCGACGCTCGAATCGCTCATTCGCATTCCCAGCGTCAGCGCGACCGGCTTTCCGGCGCGCGAGGTTGAGCGCTCCGCCGAAGCCGTCGCCGCGTCGTTGAACCACGTCGGCTTGCGTCACGTCCGCCTACTGCGGATCGACGACAGCCATCCGTATGTGGCCGCCGACTGGCTCGATGCCGGGGACGCGCCGACCGTGCTGTTCTACGCGCACCACGATGTGCAGCCGCCCGGGCACATCGACCGCTGGACGGCCGATCCGTTCGAACCGGTTGAACGCAACGGCCGTCTCTATGGCCGCGGCAGCGCCGACGACAAGGCCGGCGCGGTGATGCACGCCAGCGCCATCGACGGCTGGCTCGGCGCGACCGGTGGCCTGCCCTGCAACGTGAAGGTCCTGATCGAAGGCGAAGAGGAGATTGGCTCGGGGCACCTCGGCGCGTTCCTGCAACGCTATGCCGAGGAACTGCACGCCGATGTGATCGTCCTCGCCGACGCCGGCAACTGGAGCGTCGGGCGCCCAGCGTTGACCTACATGCTGCGCGGCTTGACCGATCTCACGGTGCGCGTGCGCGCGCTCGCGGCGCCGCAGCACAGCGGGATGTTCGGCGGTGCACTGCCGGATCCCGTGCTCGGGCTATCGAAGATGTTGGCGACGCTGGTCGATGAACGCGGCGCGATCGCCGTGCCTGGCTTGTGCGACGACGTGCGTCCGCCGACTGCGGCTGAACGCACGCGCCTCGCCGCGTTGCATTTCGATGACGCGATCTTCCGCCGCGCCGGCGGTATCGTTGGCGAGGCCCGCTTGATCGGTGATCCGGCTCACAGCGTCTTCGAGCGATTGTGGATGCAGCCCGCGATTACTATCGTCGGGATTGATTCGCACCCGATCGCCGGTTCGTCGAATCAGATTCTCGCCGAGGCCGCCGCGCGCATCAGCGTGCGGCTGGCACCGGGACAGAACCCGCAGCGCTGTCAACGCGTGGTGGCCGATCATCTGCGCGCGGTAGCGCCGTGGGGCCTGACAGTCGACGTCGAGCTGAGCCACGAAGCCGCGCCGGCGTGGGTGTGCGAGCCGTCGGGTCCGGCGTTCGCTGCCGCGGAAGCCGCGCTCACCGCGGCCTTTGGCGTGCCGCCGGTGTACATGGGCGTCGGTGGATCGATCCCGTTCGTCGGGCCATTCGCCGCCGCGTTCGGCGGCGCGCCGGCGTTGCTCACCGGCCCGTCCGATCCATTTTCACGCATCCACAGCGAAGACGAGAGCCTGCAGCTCGACGACTGGCATCGCCACTGCCGCGCGGAAGCGCTGCTGCTCGCCGAGATCGCCGCGCGCGGCAAGGAGATCTAG
- a CDS encoding QueT transporter family protein yields the protein MRDIIDMWGNTRMVVLTAMTASLYAAILIPFKVLPIIPGVTEFRPANAVPVICSFLFGPAGAWGSAIGNVIGDFFGGLGPGDFFGFFGNFLYGYVPYRVWTAIMGERDPVPQSPLQWIVFFGVVALASAACALTIGWGINLLGFVPFSVLANIIFVNNLLVAAVLTPFLLAVIYPRVKSAKLRYLDVLGSPVRRSLPVRALGLTLVVCAIVGGMYAGTLLSTGRIELPFLAHDAISTAGSPTRAADVGLGLAPIVLLMLIGLALL from the coding sequence ATGCGCGACATCATCGACATGTGGGGCAACACCCGCATGGTGGTTCTCACCGCCATGACCGCCTCGCTGTACGCCGCGATTCTGATTCCGTTCAAAGTTCTGCCCATCATCCCCGGCGTCACAGAGTTTCGTCCGGCCAACGCCGTGCCGGTGATCTGTTCGTTTCTCTTTGGCCCCGCCGGCGCGTGGGGATCGGCCATTGGCAACGTGATCGGCGATTTTTTCGGCGGACTCGGGCCCGGCGATTTCTTCGGCTTCTTCGGCAACTTCCTCTACGGCTACGTGCCCTATCGCGTGTGGACGGCGATCATGGGTGAGCGCGATCCGGTCCCGCAGTCGCCGCTGCAATGGATCGTCTTCTTCGGCGTCGTCGCGCTCGCCAGCGCGGCGTGTGCGTTGACCATCGGTTGGGGCATCAATCTACTTGGCTTCGTACCGTTCTCGGTGCTCGCCAACATCATCTTCGTCAACAACCTGCTGGTCGCGGCCGTGCTCACTCCGTTTTTGCTCGCGGTGATTTATCCGCGCGTCAAGAGCGCCAAGCTGCGTTACCTGGATGTGCTCGGGAGCCCCGTGCGCCGATCGCTGCCGGTGCGGGCGCTCGGGCTCACGCTCGTCGTCTGCGCCATCGTCGGCGGTATGTATGCCGGCACCCTGCTCTCCACCGGCCGCATCGAGCTGCCGTTTCTCGCCCACGATGCCATCTCGACCGCGGGCTCGCCCACGCGCGCCGCCGATGTCGGTCTGGGCCTCGCCCCGATCGTGCTGTTGATGCTGATCGGATTGGCCTTGCTGTAG
- a CDS encoding energy-coupling factor ABC transporter ATP-binding protein: MTDIAIALRGVSFTYADSDASALRDVDLTVHRGELIVVMGATGAGKTTLAKCLNRVIPAFQTGTLTGEITILGRRLTSEGVADLAGVVGLVSQDFEAQLFATNVVQELTFAMEHLGIAPAEMRTRVPAALAAVGLTGFERRDPTTLSGGEKQRLAIAAIVALRPPIFVFDEPTTDLDPIGKQEVFAVLDHLRRAGATLVVIEHEIAAAEHADRVVLMDGGRIVADAPPAELLPDVARLERHAVRPADVDRIAARLAVHLAHRSLDELTAVIDPRLRVDTPAPPQPGSTSDPILIADRVTYQYDSDQTALAAVSLEIRTGDSVALIGQNGSGKTTLAKLLNGLLTPTSGQVRLHGQPITDLKLNRVAGEVGYVFQNPDHQIFASTVHDEVAFGPRNLGLRSAEINERVDEALAAVGLRGHEAHDPFLFGKGQRQRLAVASLLALRPRVLLLDEPTTGLDYPEQRHMMDLVAKLQRQGMTLVMITHSPWVVAEYAQRGVLLAHGQVLFDGPLRDLFAEEALLERCHFRVPEVTRLGRRLGFTPLSVDELMQHVRDA, from the coding sequence GTGACGGACATTGCGATTGCCCTGCGGGGTGTGTCGTTCACCTATGCGGACAGCGATGCGTCGGCGCTGCGCGATGTCGACCTGACCGTGCATCGCGGCGAGCTGATCGTGGTGATGGGCGCCACCGGCGCCGGCAAGACGACCTTGGCGAAGTGCCTGAACCGGGTCATCCCAGCGTTTCAAACTGGCACGCTCACCGGCGAGATCACGATTCTCGGCCGCCGACTGACCAGCGAAGGCGTCGCCGATCTCGCCGGCGTCGTCGGGCTGGTCTCGCAAGACTTCGAGGCGCAACTGTTCGCCACCAACGTGGTGCAAGAACTCACGTTCGCCATGGAGCACCTCGGCATCGCCCCCGCCGAAATGCGCACGCGCGTACCCGCCGCGCTGGCGGCGGTCGGGCTCACCGGCTTCGAGCGGCGCGACCCGACGACATTGTCCGGGGGCGAGAAGCAACGCCTCGCCATCGCTGCCATTGTCGCGTTGCGTCCGCCCATCTTTGTGTTCGATGAACCAACGACCGATCTCGACCCGATCGGTAAGCAAGAAGTCTTCGCGGTGCTCGATCATCTACGGCGTGCCGGCGCCACGCTCGTCGTCATCGAGCACGAGATTGCCGCCGCCGAACATGCCGACCGCGTCGTGCTGATGGACGGCGGCCGCATCGTCGCCGATGCGCCGCCGGCGGAACTGTTGCCCGACGTGGCGCGTCTCGAGCGTCACGCCGTGCGCCCCGCCGATGTCGATCGCATCGCGGCGCGCCTCGCCGTGCATCTGGCGCACCGCAGCCTCGACGAGCTGACGGCGGTGATCGATCCGCGGTTGCGTGTCGATACACCCGCGCCGCCGCAACCAGGATCCACCTCGGATCCCATTTTGATCGCCGACCGCGTCACCTACCAGTACGACAGCGACCAGACCGCGCTCGCCGCCGTGTCGTTGGAAATCCGCACCGGCGACAGTGTCGCCCTGATCGGCCAGAACGGATCCGGGAAGACCACGCTGGCCAAGTTGCTCAACGGGTTGCTCACCCCCACCTCCGGACAAGTGCGCTTGCACGGGCAGCCGATCACCGATCTCAAACTCAACCGTGTCGCCGGTGAAGTCGGCTACGTGTTTCAGAATCCCGATCATCAGATTTTCGCCTCGACCGTGCACGACGAAGTCGCGTTCGGTCCCCGCAATCTCGGCCTTCGGTCGGCTGAGATCAATGAGCGCGTCGACGAAGCGCTTGCCGCCGTCGGACTGCGCGGCCATGAAGCGCACGATCCGTTTCTGTTCGGCAAGGGCCAGCGCCAGCGCCTGGCGGTAGCCTCGCTGCTGGCGTTGCGGCCACGCGTGTTGCTGCTCGATGAACCGACCACCGGGCTCGACTACCCCGAGCAGCGCCACATGATGGATCTGGTCGCCAAGCTGCAGCGCCAAGGCATGACGCTGGTAATGATCACGCACAGCCCGTGGGTGGTCGCCGAGTACGCGCAGCGCGGCGTATTGCTCGCCCACGGGCAGGTGCTGTTCGATGGACCGCTGCGCGATCTCTTCGCAGAGGAGGCGCTGCTCGAGCGCTGTCACTTCCGCGTGCCCGAAGTAACGCGACTCGGTCGACGCCTGGGCTTTACTCCGCTGTCAGTCGATGAGCTGATGCAACACGTGCGCGACGCGTAG
- a CDS encoding pyridoxal phosphate-dependent aminotransferase yields MNLNERVRLIKPSATMAVTEQAAALRAKGIELIDFGAGEPDYDTPGNIKEAAVRALTAGQTKYTPVGGTAVLKQAIIRKLQRDNGLTYEASEVIASCGGKHSLYLAFQALFGAGDEVIVPAPYWVSYPDMLALAGARARIVQTKESEDFKMTAAALDAAVTPATRAVLINSPSNPAGVAYDEREMTELAAVIAKRNLLVISDNVYEMMVYGGFRAGAVLSVQPDLRDRTLIVNSVSKTYAMTGWRIGYTAGPREVIKAMSTLQGQMTSNPSAVAQAAAAEALGGSQDSVPPMMREFERRRDFIVPALNQIPGVRCRMPQGAFYVFPNLAAHLNLRGSELKNGDDLAAYLLQEARVAVVGGTDFGYPEHIRISYANSMENLRLGVERIAQALAALKAKS; encoded by the coding sequence ATGAACCTGAACGAGCGCGTGCGCCTCATCAAGCCTTCGGCAACCATGGCAGTGACCGAGCAGGCCGCCGCGTTGCGCGCCAAGGGCATCGAGTTGATCGATTTTGGCGCCGGCGAACCGGACTACGATACGCCCGGCAACATCAAGGAAGCGGCCGTGCGGGCACTCACCGCCGGCCAGACCAAGTACACACCGGTTGGCGGCACCGCGGTGCTGAAGCAGGCGATCATAAGAAAGCTGCAACGCGACAACGGCCTGACCTACGAGGCGAGCGAGGTGATTGCGAGCTGCGGCGGCAAGCACTCGCTCTATCTGGCGTTCCAAGCGCTGTTCGGTGCTGGCGATGAGGTCATCGTGCCGGCGCCGTACTGGGTCAGCTATCCCGACATGCTGGCGCTGGCCGGGGCGCGGGCGCGCATCGTTCAGACCAAGGAGAGCGAGGATTTCAAGATGACGGCCGCGGCGCTCGATGCCGCGGTCACACCGGCCACGCGTGCGGTGCTGATCAACAGCCCCAGCAATCCCGCCGGCGTTGCATACGACGAGCGCGAGATGACCGAACTCGCCGCAGTGATCGCCAAGCGCAACCTGTTGGTGATCAGCGACAACGTGTACGAGATGATGGTCTACGGAGGCTTCCGGGCCGGCGCTGTGCTGAGCGTTCAACCGGATCTGCGCGACCGGACCCTGATCGTCAACTCGGTGTCCAAGACCTACGCGATGACCGGCTGGCGCATCGGTTACACCGCCGGTCCGCGTGAGGTCATCAAGGCGATGTCGACCCTGCAGGGACAGATGACCTCGAATCCGTCGGCGGTGGCGCAAGCGGCTGCGGCCGAAGCGCTGGGCGGGTCTCAAGACTCGGTGCCGCCGATGATGCGCGAATTCGAGCGCCGACGGGATTTCATTGTGCCGGCGTTGAACCAAATTCCCGGCGTGCGCTGTCGGATGCCGCAAGGGGCGTTCTACGTGTTCCCCAATCTCGCGGCGCATCTCAATCTGCGCGGTTCAGAATTGAAGAACGGTGACGACCTCGCCGCCTACTTGTTGCAAGAGGCGCGCGTCGCGGTCGTCGGCGGCACCGACTTTGGTTATCCCGAGCACATCCGGATCTCGTACGCCAACTCGATGGAGAACCTGCGCCTCGGAGTTGAGCGGATCGCGCAGGCGCTCGCGGCGCTGAAGGCCAAGAGTTGA